In Pithys albifrons albifrons isolate INPA30051 chromosome 16, PitAlb_v1, whole genome shotgun sequence, a genomic segment contains:
- the ATP6V0C gene encoding V-type proton ATPase 16 kDa proteolipid subunit c has product MSSGASPEYASFFAVMGASAAMVFSALGAAYGTAKSGTGIAAMSVMRPELIMKSIIPVVMAGIIAIYGLVVAVLIANALSPTITLFKSFLQLGAGLSVGLSGLAAGFAIGIVGDAGVRGTAQQPRLFVGMILILIFAEVLGLYGLIVALILSTK; this is encoded by the exons ATGTCCTCCGGCGCCAGCCCCGAGTACGCCTCCTTCTTCGCCGTGATGGGCGCCTCGGCCGCCATGGTCTTCAGCG ccttGGGAGCTGCATATGGAACAGCAAAGAGTGGCACAGGTATTGCAGCCATGTCTGTCATGAGGCCTGAGCTGATCATGAAGTCCATCATCCCCGTGGTCATGGCGGGGATTATAGCGATCTATGGCCTCGTAGTGGCAGTGCTCATTGCCAACGCCCTCTCGCCCACCATCACGCTATTCAA GAGCTTCCTTCAGCTGGGTGCTGGCCTGAGCGTGGGCCTCAGTGGGCTGGCTGCTGGCTTTGCCATCGGCATCGTGGGCGATGCGGGTGTCCGGGGaacagcacagcagcccaggTTATTTGTGGGCATGATCCTCATCCTGATCTTCGCTGAAGTCTTGGGTCTCTACGGCCTCATCGTTGCCCTTATCCTCTCCACGAAGTAA
- the AMDHD2 gene encoding N-acetylglucosamine-6-phosphate deacetylase: MPSNKSVSDAPIVQFTNCRILRDHRLQREDLWVREGKILNPEKLFFDEKGSADVQLDCKGSIIAPGFIDVQINGGFGVDFSLATDDFKSGIDLVSQKILSHGVTSFCPTLVTSPPSVYHQVLPQISVRNGGAHGAGILGAHLEGPFISREKKGAHPEHCLRTFEAGAFQDLLATYGSLDCVRIVTLAPEMERSSEVIQELTKRGICVSLGHSVANLSQAEEAVQNGATFITHLFNAMLPFHHRDPGIVGLLTSDKIPAGRRVFYGMISDGIHTNPAALRIAHRAHPKGLVLVTDAIAGMGLAPGRHTLGQQVVEIDGLNTYIAGTKTLSGSVATMDTCVRHFQEATGCSVEMALEAASLHPAQLLGIEHSKGTLNYDSDADFLMLNDSLYVQATYIAGQEVWRQDTSGM, encoded by the exons ATGCCGTCCAACAAATCCGTGTCGGACGCGCCCATCGTGCAGTTCACGAACTGCCGCATCCTGAGGGACCACCGGCTGCAGAG GGAGGACCTGTGGGTGCGAGAGGGGAAGATCCTCAACCCCGAGAAACTCTTCTTTGATGAGAAGGGCTCTGCTGATGTCCAGCTGGACTGCAAGGGCAGCATCATCGCCCCCGGCTTCATCGACGTCCAGATCAATG GAGGCTTTGGGGTGGACTTCTCCCTGGCTACTGATGACTTCAAATCAGGGATTGACCTGGTCAGTCAGAAAATCCTCTCCCATGGAGTGACCTCCTTCTGTCCCACCCTGGTGACTTCTCCTCCATCTGTGTACCACCAG GTGCTCCCTCAGATCAGTGTAAGAAATGGTGGAGCCCATGGAGCAGGTATCCTGG GGGCCCATCTGGAAGGGCCGTTCATCAGCAGGGAGAAGAAAGGGGCCCACCCTGAGCACTGCCTGCGCACCTTCGAGGCCGgggccttccaggacctgctGGCCACCTACGGCTCCCTGGACTGTGTGCGGATAGTCACGCTGGCCCCCGAGATGGAGCGGAGCAGCGAGGTGATCCAGGAGCTCACCAAGAGGGGCATCTGCGTCTCGCTGG GTCACTCGGTGGCCAATCTGTCCCAGGCAGAGGAGGCTGTGCAGAACGGTGCCACCTTCATCACTCACCTCTTCAATGCCATGCTGCCG TTCCACCACCGTGACCCTGGCATTGTGGGGCTGCTGACCAGTGACAAGATTCCTGCTGGGCGGAGGGTCTTCTACGGCATGATCTCCGATGGCATCCACACCAACCCCGCTGCCCTGCGGATCGCCCACCGAGCCCACCCCAAAG GGCTGGTGCTGGTGACGGATGCGATCGCGGGCATGGGGTTGGCACCGGGGCGGCACACGCTGGGGCAGCAGGTGGTGGAGATCGATGGGCTGAACACCTACATTGCAG GCACAAAGACCCTCAGCGGCAGCGTGGCGACCATGGACACGTGTGTGCGACACTTCCAAGAAGCCACAG GGTGCTCGGTGGAGATGGCGTTGGAGGCAGCATCTCTGCATCCTGCCCAGCTCTTGGGGATTGAACACAGCAAGGGGACCCTGAATTATGACTCTGATGCAG ATTTCCTAATGCTGAATGACAGCCTGTATGTGCAAGCCACGTACATCGCTGGCCAGGAAGTTTGGCGACAGGACACATCGGGCATGTGA